A single region of the Sus scrofa isolate TJ Tabasco breed Duroc chromosome 16, Sscrofa11.1, whole genome shotgun sequence genome encodes:
- the IL12B gene encoding interleukin-12 subunit beta precursor, translating into MHLQQLVVSWFSLVWLASPIVAIWELEKNVYVVELDWYPNAPGEMVVLTCNTPEEDGITWTSDQSSEVLGTGKTLTIHVKEFGDAGQYTCRKGGAVLSQSLLLLHKKEDGIWSTDILKDQKEPKNKSFLKCEAKNYSGRFTCWWLTAISTDLKFSVKSSRGSTDPRGVTCGTATLSEDLGEYKKYRVECQEGSACPAAEESLPIEVVLEAVHKLKYENYTSSFFIRDIIKPDPPKNLQLNPLKNSRHVEISWEYPDTWSTPHSYFSLMFGVQVQGKNKREKKDKLFTDQISAKVTCHKDANIRVQARDRYYSSSWSEWASVSCN; encoded by the exons ATGCACCTTCAGCAGCTGGTTGTCTCCTGGTTTTCCCTGGTTTGGCTGGCATCTCCCATCGTGGCCATATGGGAACTGGAGAAAAATG TTTATGTCGTAGAGTTGGACTGGTACCCCAATGCCCCTGGAGAAATGGTGGTCCTCACCTGCAACACCCCTGAAGAAGACGGCATCACGTGGACCTCAGACCAGAGCAGTGAGGTCTTGGGCACTGGCAAAACCCTGACCATCCACGTCAAAGAGTTTGGAGATGCTGGCCAGTACACCTGTCGCAAAGGAGGCGCAGTTCTGAGCCAGTCACTCCTGCTGCTTCACAAAAAGGAAGATGGAATTTGGTccactgatattttaaaagaccAGAAAG AGCCCAAAAACAAGAGCTTTCTAAAATGTGAGGCAAAGAATTACTCCGGACGTTTCACCTGCTGGTGGCTGACAGCAATCAGTACTGATTTGAAATTCAGTGTCAAAAGCAGCAGAGG CTCCACTGACCCCCGTGGCGTGACATGTGGCACGGCAACGCTCTCAGAGGACCTCGGAGAGTATAAGAAGTACAGAGTGGAGTGTCAGGAGGGCAGTGCCTGCCCAGCCGCTGAGGAGAGCCTGCCCATTGAGGTCGTGCTGGAAGCTGTTCACAAGCTCAAGTATGAAAACTATACCAGCAGCTTCTTCATCAGGGACATCA TCAAACCAGACCCTCCCAAGAATCTGCAGCTGAATCCATTAAAGAATTCTCGACACGTGGAGATCAGCTGGGAGTACCCTGACACCTGGAGCACCCCACATTCCTACTTTTCCCTGATGTTTGGTGTTCAAGTTCAGggcaagaacaaaagagaaaag AAAGATAAACTCTTCACGGACCAAATCTCAGCCAAGGTTACATGCCACAAGGATGCCAACATCCGCGTGCAAGCCCGGGACCGCTACTACAGCTCCTCCTGGAGTGAATGGGCATCTGTGTCCTGCAATTAG